The following proteins are co-located in the Trichormus variabilis 0441 genome:
- a CDS encoding sensor histidine kinase, whose amino-acid sequence MQRFFRQLNLSQKIVIPLLIVYLSVFLLGLVVTGHWFTESLEQNFRQDVNNFTERVYQDFQYEQKTLETEIKLISYQDKLRRAIEERDQDLLLQILLPLRTVLGLDWLKVVDPQGNVLTDLRSNSLSQVRLLDKLISSSASSGAQLTDLVDTEDGTQVIQTVTYGIKSATGLLGGIIIGNSVDNTLLRKIATGSSKHLITQKNNRIVATTLLAAQQGNWQFPTPDMPVKQIMVNKHNYLAKSILFSGTTQALTTTVLYSTSVLKASQWKLWQHLGFLYVLGSVIVAIAGFLTTRTITRPLQAVTQVAQRVTQDSNFNLQASVNTEDEVGILAISLNQLIKQVKLLLAEQYEGQKKLEAYNQTLEQRVEERTQALQQKNISLRNTLQELKLTQTQLIQHEKMSSLGQLVAGIAHEINNPVNFIYGNLNYTDEYIQQLLNLFQLYQKYYPNPELEIQEAQEDAEIEYVIEDLPKILASMKIGASRIREIVLSLRIFSRLDEAEFKTADLHEGIDSTLLILQHRIKSQTIKAMTYGRQNTITDNLNKKEIVDKHRPQLEIVKEYGDIPKIPCFAGQMNQVFMNILANAIDALEEAFYDGLCPEPTIHITSWQVDESVVIAIADNGRGIPQEVQSRLFDPFFTTKPVGKGTGMGLSISYQIITEKHGGTLQCISSSGQGTKFVITIPIRLAD is encoded by the coding sequence ATGCAGAGATTTTTTCGGCAGCTAAATCTAAGCCAAAAAATTGTCATACCACTACTCATAGTTTATCTAAGTGTCTTTTTGTTGGGTTTAGTAGTCACAGGACATTGGTTTACAGAAAGTTTAGAACAGAATTTTCGTCAAGATGTCAATAATTTTACTGAGCGTGTCTATCAGGATTTTCAGTACGAACAGAAAACTCTAGAAACTGAAATCAAACTAATTTCCTATCAAGATAAGCTTCGCCGAGCTATTGAGGAACGGGATCAAGATTTATTATTGCAGATATTATTGCCACTAAGAACGGTATTAGGATTAGATTGGCTGAAGGTAGTTGATCCTCAAGGTAACGTCCTCACGGATTTACGTAGTAATTCACTGTCCCAAGTTAGACTTTTGGATAAATTAATTAGCAGTAGTGCTAGCAGTGGGGCGCAACTCACTGATTTGGTAGATACGGAAGATGGTACACAAGTTATCCAGACCGTAACTTATGGAATCAAATCAGCGACAGGATTACTAGGAGGAATCATTATTGGTAACTCAGTAGATAATACTCTATTAAGAAAAATTGCGACTGGTTCTTCTAAACATCTCATCACCCAAAAAAATAATCGTATAGTTGCGACAACCCTATTAGCGGCGCAGCAAGGTAACTGGCAATTTCCCACACCTGATATGCCAGTAAAACAAATAATGGTTAATAAACATAACTATTTAGCGAAGAGTATCCTATTTTCAGGAACTACTCAGGCCTTGACAACCACGGTATTGTATTCGACATCAGTACTAAAAGCATCACAATGGAAACTGTGGCAACATTTGGGGTTTTTGTATGTGCTGGGTAGTGTTATTGTAGCGATCGCTGGATTTTTAACTACAAGAACAATTACTCGTCCCCTGCAAGCCGTTACTCAGGTTGCACAACGAGTTACCCAAGACTCTAACTTTAATCTCCAAGCCTCCGTTAACACAGAAGACGAAGTTGGTATTCTAGCTATTTCCTTAAATCAGTTGATTAAACAAGTCAAGTTACTACTGGCGGAACAATACGAAGGGCAAAAAAAGCTAGAAGCTTATAACCAAACATTAGAACAAAGAGTTGAAGAGCGGACACAAGCACTGCAACAAAAGAATATTTCCCTCAGAAATACTTTACAGGAACTCAAACTTACACAAACACAATTAATCCAGCATGAAAAGATGTCTTCTTTGGGACAATTAGTGGCTGGTATTGCCCACGAAATCAACAACCCAGTTAATTTTATTTACGGAAACCTCAACTATACTGACGAATACATTCAGCAACTACTTAACTTATTTCAGCTTTATCAAAAATATTATCCCAACCCAGAGCTAGAGATTCAAGAAGCGCAAGAAGATGCTGAGATTGAATATGTCATAGAAGATTTGCCAAAAATATTGGCTTCGATGAAAATAGGCGCATCGCGTATCCGGGAAATTGTGCTGAGTTTGCGGATCTTTTCTCGTTTGGATGAAGCTGAGTTTAAAACGGCTGATTTGCATGAAGGCATTGATAGTACATTACTAATCTTACAACACCGGATTAAATCACAAACTATCAAGGCGATGACCTACGGTCGGCAGAACACCATCACCGATAATTTGAACAAAAAGGAAATTGTTGATAAGCATCGTCCACAATTAGAAATTGTCAAAGAGTATGGTGATATTCCCAAAATCCCTTGTTTTGCAGGGCAGATGAACCAAGTGTTTATGAATATCTTAGCTAATGCCATTGATGCCCTAGAAGAAGCATTCTATGATGGGCTTTGTCCAGAACCAACTATTCACATTACTTCCTGGCAGGTGGATGAAAGCGTCGTGATTGCGATTGCTGATAACGGCAGAGGAATTCCCCAGGAGGTACAATCTCGTTTGTTTGATCCTTTTTTTACAACTAAACCCGTGGGAAAAGGAACTGGTATGGGACTATCGATTAGCTACCAGATTATTACCGAAAAACATGGTGGCACTTTACAGTGCATTTCATCATCAGGACAGGGAACAAAATTTGTCATAACAATTCCCATCCGTTTAGCCGATTAA
- a CDS encoding MotA/TolQ/ExbB proton channel family protein, with amino-acid sequence MGILNLFTAGGVVMWPLLAFSLLAVALIIERISFWVRISGKQNRIVREVLRLYQLDNVVSTLEALRQNVDLPIARIFLAALELEEPTPEEFRLALESEAQAEIPVLKRFQNIFDTIIGLAPLLGLLGTVLGLINSFASLNIGDVGGTKTAGVTAGISEALVSTASGLVVAIFTLFFANSFRGLYQRQIAWIQEYGGQLELLYRRRYERRGKQS; translated from the coding sequence ATGGGAATTTTGAATCTATTTACAGCCGGTGGCGTGGTTATGTGGCCTCTGCTGGCGTTCTCTTTATTAGCAGTAGCGCTAATCATCGAACGTATCAGCTTTTGGGTAAGAATTTCGGGCAAGCAAAACCGTATAGTACGGGAAGTTCTTAGACTTTACCAGCTAGATAATGTGGTTAGCACCTTGGAAGCATTAAGGCAAAATGTCGATTTGCCCATCGCGCGAATCTTTCTCGCTGCTTTAGAATTGGAGGAGCCGACACCAGAGGAATTTCGATTAGCTTTAGAAAGTGAAGCCCAAGCTGAGATACCTGTACTCAAACGCTTTCAAAATATTTTTGATACCATAATTGGTCTCGCGCCCTTATTAGGGTTACTTGGTACTGTTTTGGGATTAATTAATTCCTTTGCATCTTTAAACATCGGTGATGTGGGAGGAACAAAAACGGCTGGTGTGACGGCTGGTATTAGTGAAGCCTTAGTTTCTACTGCATCTGGCTTAGTTGTTGCTATCTTTACCCTGTTTTTTGCTAATAGTTTCCGGGGGTTATATCAGCGTCAAATAGCTTGGATTCAGGAGTATGGAGGACAGTTAGAATTACTCTACCGTCGTCGTTACGAGAGGAGAGGCAAGCAGAGTTGA